A window from Callithrix jacchus isolate 240 chromosome 17, calJac240_pri, whole genome shotgun sequence encodes these proteins:
- the VILL gene encoding villin-like protein isoform X4 yields MDISKGLPAIQSHRDLHIWITENQKMVPVPEGAYGNFFEEHCYVVLHVPQSPTATQGASSDLHYWVGKEAGAEAQGAAATFVQRLQEERGALTVLHREAQAHESDCFRSYFRPGIIYRKGGLPSDLKHVETNMFNIQRLLHIRGRKHVSATEVELSWNSFNKGDIFLLDLGKMMIQWNGPKTSISEKARGLALTYSLRDRERGGRAQIGVVDDEVKAPDLMQIMESVLGRRVGSLHAATPNKDISQLQKANIRLYHVYEKGKDLVVLELATPPLTQDLLQEEDFYILDQGGFKIYVWQGRMSSLQERKAAFSRAAGFIQAKGYPTYTNVEVVNDGAESAAFKQLFQIWSEKRSRNRQLGRVDKPTHVKRDVVKLHSQPELAAQLRMVDDGSGKVEVWCMQDLCRQPVDPKLHGKLCAGNCYLVLYTYQRLGRGQYILYLWQERAGHHGREQSAPTTRLFHVQGSDSYSTKTVEGCNGDQREMARVAVTVISKKNEETVLEGQEPPHFWEALGGRAPYPSNKRLPEEVPSIQPRLFECSSQMGCLVLAEVVFFSQEDLGPYDVMLLDTWQEIFLWLGGATGAWKEAVAWGQEYLKAHPAGRSLATPIVLVKQGHEPPTFTGWFFTWDPYKWTPDLSHKEVVEGSPGTALPISEIRAEVNSFRLSRWPGNGRAGAMSLQALKGSQDSSGNELMRGPKLGGTSSFLSSTSTSINGALPREQLMHQAAEDLPEGVDPARREFYLSDSDFQDIFGKSKEEFYSMATWRQRQEKKQLGFF; encoded by the exons ATGGACATCAGCAAGGGCCTTCCAGCCATCCAGAGCCACAGGGACCTCCACATATGGATCACTGAG AACCAGAAGATGGTTCCGGTACCCGAGGGGGCTTACGGGAACTTTTTTGAGGAGCACTGCTATGTCGTCCTCCAC GTCCCCCAGAGCCCGACGGCCACACAGGGGGCGTCCAGCGACCTGCACTACTGGGTCGGGAAGGAGGCGGGTGCGGAGGCGCAGGGCGCCGCGGCCACCTTTGTGCAGCGCCTGCAGGAGGAGCGGGGGGCCCTGACCGTGCTGCACCGGGAGGCGCAGGCCCACGAGTCCGACTGCTTCCGCAGCTACTTCCGCCCGGGAATCAT CTATAGGAAGGGAGGTCTGCCGTCTGACCTCAAGCATGTGGAGACCAACATGTTCAACATCCAGCGACTGCTGCACATCAGAGGGAGGAAACACGTATCTGCCACTGAG GTGGAGCTCTCCTGGAACAGCTTTAATAAGGGTGACATCTTCCTGCTGGACCTAGGCAAGATGATGATCCAGTGGAATGGGCCCAAGACCAGCATTTCTGAGAAGGCTCGG GGGCTGGCCTTGACCTACAGCCTCCGGGACAGGGAACGTGGTGGTCGTGCACAGATTGGCgtggtggatgatgaggtcaaagCCCCGGACCTCATGCAGATCATGGAGTCTGTGCTGGGCCGCAGGGTGGGCAGCCTGCATGCCGCCACGCCCAACAAAGATATCAGCCAGCTGCAGAAGGCCAATATTCGCCTGTACCA TGTCTATGAGAAGGGCAAAGACCTGGTGGTCCTGGAGTTGGCGACACCCCCACTGACCCAGGATCTGCTGCAGGAGGAG GACTTCTACATCCTGGACCAGGGAGGCTTCAAGATCTACGTGTGGCAGGGACGCATGTCTAGCCTCCAGGAGAGAAAGGCTGCCTTCAGCCGGGCTGCG GGTTTCATCCAGGCCAAGGGCTACCCGACCTACACCAACGTGGAGGTGGTGAATGACGGCGCCGAGTCGGCCGCGTTCAAGCAGCTCTTCCAGATTTGGTCTGAGAAGCGAAGCAGGAACCGGCAGCTCGGCAGGGTCG ATAAACCGACTCATGTAAAGCGGGACGTGGTCAAGCTGCACAGCCAGCCTGAGTTAGCCGCCCAGCTCAGGATGGTGGACGATGGCTCCGGGAAGGTGGAG GTGTGGTGCATGCAGGACTTATGCAGGCAGCCCGTGGACCCCAAGCTTCACGGAAAGTTGTGTGCAGGCAACTGCTACCTAGTGCTCTACACATACCAGAGGCTGGGCCGTGGCCAGTACATCCTGTACCTATGGCAG GAGAGAGCTGGGCACCATGGAAGGGAGCAGTCAGCACCCACCACGAGGCTTTTCCACGTGCAAGGCAGCGACAGCTACAGCACCAAGACTGTGGAG GGCTGTAATGGTGATCAGCGTGAGATGGCGCGGGTGGCAGTCACTGTCATTTCCAAGAAGAACGAGGAAACGGTGCTGGAGGGTCAGGAGCCTCCCCATTTCTGGGAGGCCCTGGGAGGCCGGGCCCCCTACCCCAGCAACAAGAG ACTCCCTGAGGAGGTCCCCAGCATCCAGCCACGACTGTTTGAGTGCTCCAGCCAGATGGGCTGCCTGGTCCTCGCAGAAGTGGTGTTCTTTAGCCAGGAGGACCTTGGCCCGTATGACGTCATGTTACTGGACACCTGGCAGGAG ATCTTCCTATGGCTTGGGGGAGCTACAGGTGCATGGAAGGAGGCGGTGGCCTGGGGCCAGGAGTACCTGAAGGCACacccagcagggaggagcctggccacACCCATTGTGCTGGTCAAGCAGGGCCACGAGCCTCCCACCTTCACTGGCTGGTTCTTCACTTGGGACCCCTACAAGTGGACT CCCGACCTGTCCCACAAGGAAGTGGTGGAGGGCAGCCCGGGAACAGCATTGCCCATCTCTGAGATAAGAGCA GAAGTCAACAGCTTCCGGCTATCCAGATGGCCAGGCAATGGCAGGGCAGGTGCCATGTCCCTGCAGGCCCTCAAGGGCTCCCAGGACAGCTCAGGGAATGAGCTGATGCGGGGCCCCAAGTTGGGTGGCACTAGCAGCTTCCTCAGCAGTACCAGCACCTCGATCAACGGGGCCCTGCCCCGGGAGCAACTGATGCACCAGGCCGCTGAGGACCTGCCAGAGGGCGTGGACCCTGCCCGCAGGGAG TTCTATCTCTCAGACTCCGACTTCCAAGATATCTTTGGGAAATCCAAGGAGGAATTCTACAGCATGGCCACCTGGAGACAGCGGCAGGAGAAAAAGCAGCTGGGTTTCTTCTGA